The genomic stretch AGCCGTACCCGAGCCCGCCGACGCTGAGGTCGGCGGAGACCTGGCCGGCGCCCGGGCGTCGGACGATCGTGATGTCGTTGAAGGCCAGGTAGTCCGTGCGGGATCCACCCCACGAGAGCCGGGCCTCCAGTGCGTGGTGCGGTTCGAGCTGGTACTCGCCGGCCGAGAGCCGTTCGAGCGCGGACTCGAGCTCGGGCGGTTCGATCTCGACCAGGAAGCCGACGTTGCCGTAGTTCACGCCGAGCACCGGCACCGGGCGGCGGGCCACGAGTCGCATGGCGCCGAGCATCGTGCCGTCGCCGCCGAGCGCCACGACCAGGTCGACGGTGTCGGTGAACTCGTCGTCGTCGACGGCGTCGATCGCGCTGCCCAGGCGTGCTGCGTCGATCCGCCGGGCGACCAGACGGCCGGCACCGGACGCGTTCCAACGGTCCAGGACCTCGACGGACTCCTGCACGTTCTTCGACGGGTGGACGACGAGGCCGACGACGGGCTGCTCCATGCACCGGATCGTACCGGTGGCCCCTCGGCGTCGGCGGATGTCCCCACCGCCCTTCCGTTTCGTACTCATATCTCGTATTCTGCATGGATGCAGACTGCCGTGCTCTCCGTCGCCGTGCCCGAAGTCCGACGCGGGCGGGAGATCGCCCTGCTGGCCGAGCACGAAGCCCGCGCCATCGGGTACGGCTTCGTCGACGCCGAGCACCTGCTCCTCGCCGCCGTCGCCCTGTGTGCCGGCATGCCGCGGTTCGGCGCGGTGCTGGCCGACCACGGGCTGTCCGTCGACGCGGTGCGCTGTGCCGCACGCGCGATCGTCGGGCCGCCGCCGGGCGACCGTCACGAGGACCGGATCAGCTGCACGCCCGCCGTCGCCCGGATCCTCGCGCACGCCGCCCAGATCGCCGGACCCCACGAACGGGTCCGACCGCACCACGTCCTGCTCGCCGTCCTGGACGGTGTCGACGACCCGCTGCTCGGTGGTGCCCACGAGGTGCTCGAAGCGGTCGGAGCCGACCCGCGCCGCCTCCGCCGAGCCCTCCGCCGGGCCGGGCGACGGGCGTGACGATCCGCGCAGTGCGCCGGACGACCCGAGGTCACGCCCACGGCGAACAGGGGCAGCCCTGACGGGAAGCGCTGGTTAGTCTCGATGTACGTGACCGGACTCACACGAGTCCGGCTGTCGGCCCCGGTTCGTTCGGGGCCAAGGGAGAGCACATGTTCGAGAGATTCACCGACCGGGCCCGTCGTGTTGTCGTCCTCGCTCAAGAAGAAGCGAAGATGCTCAACCACAACTACATCGGTACGGAGCACATCCTCCTCGGCCTCATCCACGAGGGCGAGGGCGTCGCCGCCAAGGCGCTGGAGTCGCTCGGTATCTCCCTCGATGCCGTCCGCGAGCAGGTGCAGGACATCATCGGGCAGGGCCAGCAGCAGCCGACCGGGCACATCCCGTTCACGCCGCGCGCCAAGAAGGTCCTCGAGCTGTCCCTGCGCGAAGCGCTGCAGCTCGGCCACAACTACATCGGGACCGAGCACATCCTGCTCGGCCTCATCCGCGAGGGCGAGGGTGTCGCAGCCCAGGTCCTCGTGAAGCTCGGCGCCGACCTCAACCGGGTCCGCCAGCAGGTCATCCAGCTCCTGTCCGGCTACCAGGGCAAGGAAGCGGTCGCCGTCGGCGGCGAGCAGCAGCAGAACGCGCAGCAGGGTTCGCAGGTCCTCGACCAGTTCGGTCGGAACCTCACCCAGGCAGCGCGCGACGGCAAGCTCGACCCGGTCATCGGGCGCGAGAAGGAGATGGAGCGGGTCATGCAGATCCTCTCCCGTCGCTCCAAGAACAACCCCGTCCTGATCGGTGAGCCCGGCGTCGGCAAGACCGCCGTCGTCGAGGGCCTCGCCCAGGCGATCGTCAAGGGCGACGTGCCCGAGACGCTGAAGGACAAGCAGCTCTACTCCCTCGACCTCGGGTCGCTCATCGCCGGGTCCCGCTACCGCGGTGACTTCGAGGAGCGCCTCAAGAAGGTCACGAAGGAGATCCGTACCCGCGGCGACATCATCGTCTTCATCGACGAGATCCACACGCTCGTCGGTGCCGGCGCTGCCGAGGGCGCGATCGACGCGGCCTCGATCCTCAAGCCGCTCCTCGCCCGCGGTGAGCTCCAGACCATCGGTGCCACCACGCTCGACGAGTACCGCAAGCACTTCGAGAAGGACGCAGCCCTCGAGCGTCGCTTCCAGTCGGTGCAGGTCAACGAGCCGTCGCTGCCGCACACGATCAACATCCTCAAGGGCCTCCGCGACAAGTACGAGGCGTTCCACAAGGTGTCCATCACCGACGGGGCGATCGTCTCCGCGGCGAACCTGGCGGACCGCTACGTGCAGGACCGCTTCCTGCCCGACAAGGCCATCGACCTGATCGACGAGGCCGGCGCCCGCCTGCGTCTGTCGATCCTGTCGGCGCCGCCCGAGCTCCGCGAGTTCGACGAGAAGATCTCGACCGTTCGCGGGTCGAAGGAAGCCGCCATCGAGGAGCAGGATTTCGAGAAGGCCGCCAGCCTGCGCGACGAGGAGAAGAAGCTCCTCGGCGAGCGTCTCCGACTCGAGAAGCAGTGGCGTGCCGGTGACGTCGCCGCGTCCGGCACCGTCGACGAGGGCATCATCGCCGAGGTCCTGGCCCAGGCCACGGGCATCCCGGTGTTCAAGCTCACCGAAGAGGAGACCTCGCGCCTCGTCTTCATGGAGAAGGCACTGCACCAGCGCGTCATCGGTCAGGAAGAGGCCATCTCGGCCCTCTCCAAGACCATCCGACGCACCCGTGCCGGCCTGAAGGACCCGAACCGTCCCTCCGGCTCGTTCATCTTCGCCGGCCCCACGGGCGTCGGGAAGACCGAGCTCGCCAAGGCCCTGGCCGAGTTCCTGTTCGACGACGAGGGTGCACTGATCTCCCTCGACATGTCGGAGTTCGGCGAGAAGCACACCGTCTCGCGTCTGTTCGGTGCCCCTCCCGGGTTCGTCGGGTTCGAAGAGGGCGGCCAGCTCACCGAGAAGGTGCGCCGCAAGCCGTTCTCCGTGGTCCTGTTCGACGAGATCGAGAAGGCCCACCCGGACATCTTCAACTCGCTGCTGCAGGTCCTCGAAGAGGGTCGTCTGACCGATGGTCAGGGCCGCGTGGTCGACTTCAAGAACACCGTCATCATCATGACCACGAACCTCGGTTCGCAGGGCATCGCGGGTGGCCCGGTGGGCTTCCAGGTCGAGGGCAACTCGGCCGTCGGCTACGACCGCATGCGCGGCAAGGTGAACGAGGAGCTGAAGAAGCACTTCAAGCCCGAGTTCCTGAACCGCGTCGACGACACGATCGTGTTCCCGCAGCTGTCGCAGCCCGAGCTGCTGCAGATCGTGGACCTGTTCGTGAAGCGTCTGGCCGACCGTCTGCTCGACCGCGACATGACCGTCGAGCTGTCGCTGCCGGCCAAGGAGCAGCTCATCAAGGTCGGGTTCGACCCGTCCCTCGGTGCTCGACCGCTGCGCCGCGCGATGCAGCACGAGGTCGAGGACCAGCTGTCCGAGCACATCCTGCAGGGTGAGCTCACCGCGGGCGACCACGTGAAGGTCGACTTCGTGGACGGTGCGTTCACCTTCGAGACCGGGCGTCAGCCGGGCCGCGAAGAGGTCCTCACCGGCGCTCCCTCGCTCGAGAAGGCGCCCGAGGCGCCCACCGGCGAGATCGAGGGCTAATCAGCCAGCCACACCACAGACGGGAGGCCCGGTACCAGCTGGTACCGGGCCTCCCGTCTGTGTGCGGTCCGGCGGATCAGGCCTGGACGTCGCCGCGCCAGCCGTCGGCCGTGGGGGCCGCCTCGACGCGCTCCTTGTAGTTCTGCAGGTCCTTCTTGACGGCGTGGCCGCCGACGCCCACCGCGGACCCGAGCTTCTCGAGGAAGCCGGAGGGCTCCCAGTCGATCTGCACGGTGACACGGGTCTCCGCGTCGGCGAGCTTGTGGAAGGTGACCACGCCGGCGTGCTCGGTGTCGCCGTCCTTGACGGTCCACGCGACGCGCTCGTCCGGGTGCTGCTCGGTGATGAGGGCACGGAACGAACGCTCCTGGCCGGCGACCTTCACGGTCCAGTCGGTCGTGGTGTCGTCGACCTGGACGATCTTCTCGACCTCGTCGAGGAACGTGGGGAACTCCTCGAAGCGGGTCCACTGGTCGTAGGCGGCGCGGACGGGGACGCTGACGTCGACGGTCTCGATGATCTGGGGCATGGTTGCTCCTCCTGCTCGTCGTGCTGGTGTGTCTCGGACGGTAGGCCGGTGCGCCTGTGCAGTGTCCTGGCTGATGTCCCCCGTGACGCCGTGTGACGGTGGCGACGTAGGCTGGGTCGGATGACTGAGCACGGACGGCACGCCTTCTCGGAACGGGACGACCACGGGATCCTGGTGCGCCCGGCGCTGGCGTCCGATGTGCCGCACATCCAGCGGCTCATCGCGCCGTACGTCGACCGGCGGATCCTGCTCGGCAAGGAGAACGTCGTCCTGTACGGGTCGATCCAGCAGTTCCGGATCGCCGAAGGACCGGACGGGACGCCGATCGGCTGTGGCGCCCTCGCCGTGTTCTGGGACGACATCGCCGAGGTCCGGACCCTGGCACTCGACCAGGACTGGATCCACAAGCGCGTCGGGCACCGGATGCTCGAAGCCCTCGAGCACGACGCCCGCGAGCTCGGCGTCGCCCGCATCTTCTGCCTGACGTTCGAGGTCGACTTCTTCGCCAAGCACGGGTACCTCGAGATCGGGGAGACCGTCGTCCCGCCCGAGGTGTACGCCGAACTGGTGCGGTCGTCGGACGAAGGGGTCGCGGAGTTCCTGGACCTCGCCCGGGTCAAGCCGAACACCCTCGGCAACACCCGCATGCTGAAGATCCTCTGACGGGTTGCCCGGCCGCCCGGCGAGGGACCTCGGCCGGTCCCGCACGGGTGTCTACCCTGTGCGCATGTCGTCGTTCCGCCATCCCGTCGGCCCCGAGCGTCCGGGGACCTACTGGCGCCGCCGAGCCCTGGTGCTCGGGGTGGTCCTGCTCGTCGTGGTCGTCGTCGTGCTCATCGTCGTCGGACGGGGCAACGGCGCCCCTGCGGCCGGTCCGACTCCCGGTGGTGGGGCGTCATCGGCAGCTGCTGATGCCGGTGCTGGTTCGGGCTCGGGGTCTGCGAGCTCCGGCGCGTCGGGGTCTGCCTCGGGCGCGCCGTCGAGCTCACCCACACCGTCGGCCGCCGCACGCAAGGACGGCGCGGCCTGCGCCACCGACCAGATCGCACTCACCCCGGTCCTCGACAAGCGCGTCTACGCCGCCGGCGAGGACCCGAAGATCGCGATGTCGATCAAGAACACCGGATCGAACTCCTGCCACATGGACCTCGGGTCCGCCCAGCAGGTGCTGACCATCACGTCCGGCAAGGAGCAGTACTGGTCGTCGAAGGACTGCCAGACCGGCGGCACCGACCAGGACGTCACGCTGAAGGCCGGCCAGCAGCTCACCACGCCCGCCATCGCCTGGGATCGCACCCGGTCCTCGGCGACGACGTGCGACGCCGCACGCGCCTCGGTGACGGCTGGGGGCGCGAGCTACCACCTGCAGGTCGCGGTGGGGGAGATCACGTCGGCGGAGTCGGTGCAGTTCGTCCTGAGCTGAGGGTGCGCTGCCGTCAGGTGCGCATCCGTCGGTGGTGGCTGTCCGACCCCGGGAACGACGAAGCGCCGGGGCCGAGGATTGCTCCTCAGACCCGGCGCTCGCGAAGACCGGTGTTAGCCGATGACGGTGATGTTCTCCGCCTGCGGGCCCTTGCGGCCCTCGGTGATCTCGAATTCGACCTTCTGGTTCTCCTCGAGCGACTTGTAGCCGTTGCCACCGATCGCGGAGAAGTGGGCGAAGACGTCAGCGCTGCCGTCGTCCGGCGCAATGAAGCCGAAGCCCTTTTCGTTGTTGAACCACTTGACAGTCCCAGTTGCCATTTCGGCGTTCCTTACTTTCTTACGTGCGCGGCGAGAGAATTCCACCACCGCGGGTTTCGACGGCATGGCCATCGAGCTTTGTGCGGCACCCGGCATCGAGCGGGGCGACGGAGATCAGAGGTTCAGTGCAATCGGAAGTGCACTCACCATCGGGCAGGTGAACGGGTCGCAGGCTACGAGATCGACCCGGCTGTGAAACCAGGCGACGATCCCGTCGGTGCGGAAGATTGGAGTCTTCGTGTACGGGACCCCGTGTTGTTCGCAATGCTCACACACGAGGGCCTTCGCACAACGCAGGATTGGCCACGCCATGCTCGGGAACAGGTGGAGATCTGCCTGGTGGTCGAGACCGCCCAGCAGGTGGTCCACCCACACGCCACCAGCGATGCTACGCGAAGATCGGCCCTGACGCGAGGGCGAATCCGTCTCGACCCCCTCGATGACGCTCGGAATCCCCGCTTCGGCGGGTGTGGATGAGCCTCCGGACGGGCCCCGCGCGGCCACCGTCCGGCCCGGGCGGAAGGCAGAACCGCGGCCCCAGAGGCATGGCGGCGACGGTGGAGCAGCCCGCGGAGGCCCTCGGCACCGACCGGATCGCACACGCGGTCACCCCTGGTGACGTTGTCTGGGACATCGCTCAGAGGTGCGCCCGCTGAGTGCGTCTACAGGACGACATGCGACTCCGGCACGGCGACCGCGGCGTAGCGTCACGGACATCGACGGAAGGCTGGGCCATGAAGTACCTCATCTACGGGGTCGCCTCGGTCATGACGAGCGACGAAGCGGCGTACGCCGTGCTCGACTACGCGACGGCACTGGCACAGTCCGGACTCGCTGACCGCGTGGACGTCCCTTCGGTCGACGACTACGGCATGGCCGCGACGTCGAGCTTCATCCTCGCCCCCGCGATCGGCGTCCTCGTGCAATCCGCTCCGGACGACGAGCTCGGTCCGGAGACCACCCAGTTCGCCGCCGACCTGCGCATCCGCACCCACGCCGTCCAGGCCGGCCGGGTCCACTGACCGGCACCGTGCCTCCCGTCTCGGCGCCCGACCGGAGCCGCACGCACGCGCGTGCTGCTTGACTAGGGGCGATGGCAGACAAGGAACAGCGCTTCCGGAGCGAACAGCTCGAGGAAGCCCTCGCGAAGCAGGACGTCGCTGCAGTGGCCTACGCGCTGCGCAACGACATCGTGATCGTCCCGCGGCTCGTCACCGGGAAGAAGGACATGCAGGTCCGGGTGTTCGGCCGTGAGGGCTCGGACAAGCGCATCCTGCTGCTGTTCTCGTCGGCGGACGCGTACACGGCGATGGTGCCGGGCGAGAAGCTCCGGCAGGTGATGGTCTACGACGCCGCGCGGCTGGAGGAGTTCCTGGCTGCGCACCTGGACTCGCTCGAGGGTGTGTTCTTCGACATCGCCGGTCCGCACACCATGCAGTCGGAGCCGGCGGACCTGCTGGCGGCGCTGCGCGCCTGACCGGCGCTGACCTGTGCTGTCTGGTGCTGACCGGCACCGACCGGCCTGGAGGCTGTGTCCGGTTCTCCGGGGTGTCGGTGCCTCCGTCAGAAGGCGGCGTCGAGCTCGCGCTCTCGTGGTGACCTCGTCATCGAGAACGCGACCCGCAGCGCTTCGCGCAGGTGCTCGGCGTCGGCGCCGAGGACGGTCGTGAACCCCAGGCGTCCGGCTTCGTTGGCCCGCTGCTTCGCCCCGGTCGCCGCACGGATCTCCCCGGCCAGACTGATCTCCCCGATCGCGGCGAGGGTGTGCGGGTACGGCCGGTCTCGTGCGGCACTGGCGAGGGCGAGCACGATCGCCAGGTCGGCGCCCGGTTCGGTCAGCTTCATGCCGCCGACCGTCGACACGTAGACGTCGGCGTCGGACAGCTTGATGCCGGCACGGCGTTCCAGCACCGCGAGGAGCATCGCCACCCGCGACGCGTCGACCCCGTTGACGACCCGGCGCGGCTGCGGTGCCGAGCTCGGGACGACGAGAGCCTGGATCTCCACCGGTAGGGCTCGGCGGCCTTCCATCGCAACGGTGATGCAGGTGCCCGACACCGGGGCGCCGTTGCGGGACATGAACAGGCCGCTGGGGTCGGGGACCTCGTGGATGCCGTCGCCGGCCATGTCGAAGCAGCCGACTTCATCGGTGGGACCGAACCGGTTCTTCAGGGCGCGGACGAAGCGGAGGGCGGTCTGCCGGTCGCCCTCGAAGTGACAGACGACGTCGACCAGGTGCTCGAGCAGGCGTGGGCCGGCGATGGTGCCGTCCTTCGTGACGTGTCCGACGATGAGGACCGGCAGTGCCGCCTGCTTGGCGACCCGGATCAGCGTCGAGGCGACCTCGCGCACCTGTGACGTGCCGCCCGCGATGCCGTCGACCGAGGCGGAGGAGATGGTCTGCACCGAGTCGGCGATGAGCAGGTCCGGCTGCACCTGCTCGATCTGGCCGAGGATGACGCCGAGGTCGACCTCGCTCGCCAGGTACAGGTCGTCGTGCATCGCCCCGGTGCGCTCGGCGCGGAGCCGGACCTGGTCGACCGACTCTTCGGCGCTGACGTAGAGGACCCGCTTGCCCATCGCGGCTGCCCGCGAGGCCACCTCGAGCAACAGGGTGGACTTGCCGACCCCGGGCTCACCGCTCAGCAGCACGGCCGCGCCGGGCACGATGCCGCCGCCGAGGACGCGGTCGAACTCGCCGATGCCGGTCTGCCAGCGCTGGAACGAACCGCTGCGGGCTTCGGTGATCGGCCGGGCGACGCGGTTGCCGGTGACGGCGATCGACGCGGTGCCACGGGTGCTCGCCGTCGCGGCGGAGGCGTCCTCCACCGTTCCCCACGACTGGCACTCACCGCAGCGGCCGACCCACTTGATGCTGGTCCAGCCGCACTCGGAGCAGCGGTAGGACGACTGGGGGCGGGCCATGGGACGAGGCTAGGCCGCTCCGCCGACATCGGTCGGCTCGCCGTCGTCGGTCCGGCCGGGCAGCGGGAGGGACCCGGTGACGCGCTGGCGCAGGCGGTCGAGCGAGCTCGGGCGGTTCGCGGTGTCGATCGTCTCAGCGCCGTCGGTGTCCTGCTCGGCCCGGGCGTGGGCGACGTCACCGGCCTGGCGTCCGAGGTCCTCGGCTTCCCGCGCGGACAGGTACCGCCGGATCGCCGCGACGGTGTCGACGCGGTTGTCGACCGCCGGCTCGAACGCGCTCGCCCAGATCTCGTACCCACGGTCGTTCGGGTGGAAGAGGTCGCCGTACGTGTTGAAGAAGGTGC from Curtobacterium sp. MCLR17_032 encodes the following:
- a CDS encoding NAD(+)/NADH kinase encodes the protein MEQPVVGLVVHPSKNVQESVEVLDRWNASGAGRLVARRIDAARLGSAIDAVDDDEFTDTVDLVVALGGDGTMLGAMRLVARRPVPVLGVNYGNVGFLVEIEPPELESALERLSAGEYQLEPHHALEARLSWGGSRTDYLAFNDITIVRRPGAGQVSADLSVGGLGYGYYRADAIVASTPAGSTAYNYAAGGPVLSPALSGSVVTPVAPMAGIDRSVVLAARERYRFDIAEGTRSAALEVDGLVVGEVATGAQLEVRLRKDAGSVVRLDAERHGRTGRLKLGLLDLPLRPDQLIELIPHDLRQKLHRETED
- a CDS encoding Clp protease N-terminal domain-containing protein; translated protein: MQTAVLSVAVPEVRRGREIALLAEHEARAIGYGFVDAEHLLLAAVALCAGMPRFGAVLADHGLSVDAVRCAARAIVGPPPGDRHEDRISCTPAVARILAHAAQIAGPHERVRPHHVLLAVLDGVDDPLLGGAHEVLEAVGADPRRLRRALRRAGRRA
- a CDS encoding ATP-dependent Clp protease ATP-binding subunit, translated to MFERFTDRARRVVVLAQEEAKMLNHNYIGTEHILLGLIHEGEGVAAKALESLGISLDAVREQVQDIIGQGQQQPTGHIPFTPRAKKVLELSLREALQLGHNYIGTEHILLGLIREGEGVAAQVLVKLGADLNRVRQQVIQLLSGYQGKEAVAVGGEQQQNAQQGSQVLDQFGRNLTQAARDGKLDPVIGREKEMERVMQILSRRSKNNPVLIGEPGVGKTAVVEGLAQAIVKGDVPETLKDKQLYSLDLGSLIAGSRYRGDFEERLKKVTKEIRTRGDIIVFIDEIHTLVGAGAAEGAIDAASILKPLLARGELQTIGATTLDEYRKHFEKDAALERRFQSVQVNEPSLPHTINILKGLRDKYEAFHKVSITDGAIVSAANLADRYVQDRFLPDKAIDLIDEAGARLRLSILSAPPELREFDEKISTVRGSKEAAIEEQDFEKAASLRDEEKKLLGERLRLEKQWRAGDVAASGTVDEGIIAEVLAQATGIPVFKLTEEETSRLVFMEKALHQRVIGQEEAISALSKTIRRTRAGLKDPNRPSGSFIFAGPTGVGKTELAKALAEFLFDDEGALISLDMSEFGEKHTVSRLFGAPPGFVGFEEGGQLTEKVRRKPFSVVLFDEIEKAHPDIFNSLLQVLEEGRLTDGQGRVVDFKNTVIIMTTNLGSQGIAGGPVGFQVEGNSAVGYDRMRGKVNEELKKHFKPEFLNRVDDTIVFPQLSQPELLQIVDLFVKRLADRLLDRDMTVELSLPAKEQLIKVGFDPSLGARPLRRAMQHEVEDQLSEHILQGELTAGDHVKVDFVDGAFTFETGRQPGREEVLTGAPSLEKAPEAPTGEIEG
- a CDS encoding SRPBCC family protein, translating into MPQIIETVDVSVPVRAAYDQWTRFEEFPTFLDEVEKIVQVDDTTTDWTVKVAGQERSFRALITEQHPDERVAWTVKDGDTEHAGVVTFHKLADAETRVTVQIDWEPSGFLEKLGSAVGVGGHAVKKDLQNYKERVEAAPTADGWRGDVQA
- a CDS encoding amino-acid N-acetyltransferase, with protein sequence MTEHGRHAFSERDDHGILVRPALASDVPHIQRLIAPYVDRRILLGKENVVLYGSIQQFRIAEGPDGTPIGCGALAVFWDDIAEVRTLALDQDWIHKRVGHRMLEALEHDARELGVARIFCLTFEVDFFAKHGYLEIGETVVPPEVYAELVRSSDEGVAEFLDLARVKPNTLGNTRMLKIL
- a CDS encoding cold-shock protein → MATGTVKWFNNEKGFGFIAPDDGSADVFAHFSAIGGNGYKSLEENQKVEFEITEGRKGPQAENITVIG
- a CDS encoding SseB family protein, which codes for MADKEQRFRSEQLEEALAKQDVAAVAYALRNDIVIVPRLVTGKKDMQVRVFGREGSDKRILLLFSSADAYTAMVPGEKLRQVMVYDAARLEEFLAAHLDSLEGVFFDIAGPHTMQSEPADLLAALRA
- the radA gene encoding DNA repair protein RadA; amino-acid sequence: MARPQSSYRCSECGWTSIKWVGRCGECQSWGTVEDASAATASTRGTASIAVTGNRVARPITEARSGSFQRWQTGIGEFDRVLGGGIVPGAAVLLSGEPGVGKSTLLLEVASRAAAMGKRVLYVSAEESVDQVRLRAERTGAMHDDLYLASEVDLGVILGQIEQVQPDLLIADSVQTISSASVDGIAGGTSQVREVASTLIRVAKQAALPVLIVGHVTKDGTIAGPRLLEHLVDVVCHFEGDRQTALRFVRALKNRFGPTDEVGCFDMAGDGIHEVPDPSGLFMSRNGAPVSGTCITVAMEGRRALPVEIQALVVPSSAPQPRRVVNGVDASRVAMLLAVLERRAGIKLSDADVYVSTVGGMKLTEPGADLAIVLALASAARDRPYPHTLAAIGEISLAGEIRAATGAKQRANEAGRLGFTTVLGADAEHLREALRVAFSMTRSPRERELDAAF